GTGCCGGAGGCATCGGCTTGGAGAGCTCCCACCATCTCGGTGGAAATGCGGTCCCGAACCCGGGTGATCCGCACCTTGGAGCCAATATTCACGGAGCCCGTGGTGGCAGCCTGGGACATGGCTGGCGCAACTGGAAAGTGGCGCAACACTAACAGTGAGCTCATGGTTGCCAAACGGATCATTCCCTGCCTCGACGTGGCCGATGGTCGGGTCGTGAAGGGAATCAATTTTGTGGGCCTGCGCGA
This genomic interval from Cyanobium sp. WAJ14-Wanaka contains the following:
- a CDS encoding DUF2862 domain-containing protein, coding for MSQAATTGSVNIGSKVRITRVRDRISTEMVGALQADASGTVTGFRTVDGKGIGVVVMLANGQQAWFFEDEIALA